A genomic region of Xanthomonas campestris pv. phormiicola contains the following coding sequences:
- the dnaK gene encoding molecular chaperone DnaK, translating into MGKIIGIDLGTTNSCVAIMDGGKARVIENSEGDRTTPSIVAYTKDGEVLVGASAKRQAVTNPKNTFYAVKRLIGRKFTDAEVQKDIGLVPYGIVQHDNGDAWVATADGRKLASQEISAQVLEKMKKTAEAFLGETVTEAVITVPAYFNDSQRQATKDAGRIAGLDVKRIINEPTAAALAYGLDKGQGGDRKIAVYDLGGGTFDVSIIEIANVDGEKQFEVLATNGDTFLGGEDFDKRVIDYLVEEFNKDQGIDLRKDPLALQRLKDAAERAKIELSSSQQTEVNLPYVTADASGPKHLNIKLTRAKLEALVEDLVKRTIEPCRTALNDAGLRASDVTEVILVGGQTRMPKVQQAVAEFFGKEPRKDVNPDEAVALGAAIQGGVLAGDVKDVLLLDVTPLSLGIETLGGVFTKIIEKNTTIPTKASQTFSTAEDNQSAVTVHVLQGEREQARYNKSLAKFDLSGIEPAPRGLPQVEVSFDIDANGILHVSAKDKKTNKEQKVEIKAGSGLSDDEIQRMVADAEANREEDKKFHELVQARNQADGLIHATRSAITEHGSKVGGDVIGKVESALADLETAMKGDDKGQIEAKTKALEEAGQSLYAAAAAGEQQPGAAPGGAQAAGDDVVDAEFTEVKDDKK; encoded by the coding sequence ATGGGCAAGATCATCGGCATCGACCTGGGCACGACCAACTCGTGCGTGGCGATCATGGACGGCGGCAAGGCCCGCGTCATCGAAAATTCCGAAGGCGACCGCACCACGCCCTCGATCGTCGCCTACACCAAGGACGGCGAAGTGCTGGTGGGCGCCTCGGCCAAGCGCCAGGCGGTCACCAACCCGAAGAACACCTTCTACGCGGTGAAGCGCCTGATCGGCCGCAAGTTCACCGACGCCGAAGTGCAGAAGGACATCGGTCTGGTGCCGTACGGCATCGTCCAGCACGACAACGGCGACGCCTGGGTGGCCACCGCCGACGGCCGCAAGCTGGCCTCGCAGGAAATCTCCGCGCAGGTGCTGGAGAAGATGAAGAAGACCGCCGAGGCGTTCCTGGGCGAGACCGTCACCGAGGCGGTCATCACCGTGCCGGCGTACTTCAACGACAGCCAGCGCCAGGCGACCAAGGACGCCGGCCGCATCGCCGGCCTGGACGTCAAGCGCATCATCAACGAGCCGACCGCCGCGGCGCTGGCCTACGGCCTGGACAAGGGCCAGGGCGGCGATCGCAAGATCGCGGTGTACGACCTGGGCGGCGGCACCTTCGACGTGTCGATCATCGAGATCGCCAACGTCGACGGCGAGAAGCAGTTCGAAGTGCTGGCCACCAACGGCGACACCTTCCTCGGCGGCGAAGACTTCGACAAGCGCGTCATCGACTACCTGGTCGAGGAATTCAACAAGGACCAGGGCATCGACCTGCGCAAGGATCCGCTGGCGCTGCAGCGCCTGAAGGATGCGGCCGAGCGCGCCAAGATCGAGCTGTCGTCCTCGCAGCAGACCGAAGTCAACCTGCCGTACGTCACCGCCGACGCGTCGGGGCCCAAGCACCTCAACATCAAGCTGACCCGGGCCAAGCTCGAGGCGCTGGTCGAGGACCTGGTCAAGCGCACCATCGAGCCGTGCCGCACCGCGCTCAACGACGCCGGCCTGCGCGCCAGCGACGTGACCGAGGTGATCCTGGTCGGCGGCCAGACCCGCATGCCGAAGGTGCAGCAGGCGGTGGCCGAGTTCTTCGGCAAGGAGCCGCGCAAGGACGTCAACCCCGACGAGGCCGTGGCACTGGGCGCGGCGATCCAGGGCGGCGTGCTGGCCGGCGACGTCAAGGACGTGCTGCTGCTCGACGTGACCCCGCTGAGCCTGGGCATCGAGACCCTGGGCGGCGTGTTCACCAAGATCATCGAGAAGAACACCACGATCCCGACCAAGGCCTCGCAGACCTTCTCCACCGCCGAGGACAACCAGTCCGCGGTCACCGTGCACGTGCTGCAGGGCGAGCGCGAGCAGGCCCGCTACAACAAGTCGCTGGCCAAGTTCGACCTGTCCGGGATCGAGCCGGCGCCGCGCGGCCTGCCGCAGGTGGAGGTGTCCTTCGACATCGACGCCAACGGCATCCTGCACGTGTCGGCCAAGGACAAGAAGACCAACAAGGAACAGAAGGTCGAGATCAAGGCCGGCTCCGGCCTGTCGGACGACGAGATCCAGCGGATGGTCGCCGACGCGGAAGCCAACCGCGAGGAAGACAAGAAGTTCCATGAGCTGGTGCAGGCGCGCAACCAGGCCGACGGCCTGATCCACGCCACCCGCAGCGCGATCACCGAGCACGGCAGCAAGGTCGGCGGCGACGTGATCGGCAAGGTCGAGTCGGCCCTGGCGGACCTGGAAACGGCGATGAAGGGCGACGACAAGGGCCAGATCGAGGCCAAGACCAAGGCGCTGGAAGAGGCCGGGCAGTCGCTGTACGCGGCCGCCGCCGCCGGCGAACAGCAGCCGGGCGCCGCCCCGGGCGGTGCGCAGGCCGCCGGCGACGACGTGGTCGACGCCGAGTTCACCGAGGTCAAGGACGACAAGAAGTAA
- the dnaJ gene encoding molecular chaperone DnaJ, producing the protein MSKRDYYEVLGVARTASDDELKKAYRRCAMKYHPDRNPGDHAAEAAFKECKEAYEVLSDGNKRRMYDAHGHAAFEHGMGGGGGAGGPDMGDIFGDIFGNIFGGAGGGGRAARRGADIGYVLELDLEEAVAGIERRIEIPTLGECEHCHGSGSEDGKVEICTTCQGRGQVRIQRGIFAMQQSCPHCAGRGQIVQNPCGTCHGAGRVEETKVLSVKIPPGVDNGDRIRLSGEGEAGPAGTPPGDLYVEVRVREHAIFQRDGDDLHCEVPIRISQAALGDTVRVATLGGEAEIRIPAETQTGKLFRLRGKGVRSVRSRSEGDLYCRVVVETPVNLTADQRKLLEEFESTFTGEDARKHSPKSATFIDGVKGFWDRMTS; encoded by the coding sequence ATGAGCAAACGCGACTACTACGAAGTGCTGGGCGTGGCCCGTACCGCCAGCGACGACGAGCTGAAGAAGGCCTATCGCCGCTGTGCGATGAAGTACCACCCCGACCGCAATCCGGGCGACCACGCGGCCGAGGCCGCGTTCAAGGAATGCAAGGAAGCCTACGAGGTCCTCTCCGACGGCAACAAGCGGCGCATGTACGACGCGCACGGCCATGCCGCGTTCGAGCACGGGATGGGCGGCGGTGGCGGTGCTGGCGGCCCGGACATGGGCGATATCTTCGGCGACATCTTCGGCAACATCTTCGGTGGCGCCGGCGGTGGCGGCCGCGCGGCGCGGCGCGGCGCCGACATCGGCTACGTGCTGGAACTGGATCTGGAAGAGGCGGTGGCCGGGATCGAGCGGCGCATCGAGATTCCGACCCTGGGCGAATGCGAACACTGCCACGGCAGCGGCTCGGAAGACGGCAAGGTCGAGATCTGCACGACCTGCCAGGGGCGCGGCCAGGTGCGGATCCAGCGCGGCATCTTCGCGATGCAGCAGAGCTGCCCGCATTGCGCCGGCCGCGGCCAGATCGTGCAGAACCCGTGCGGCACCTGCCACGGCGCCGGCCGCGTCGAGGAAACCAAGGTGCTGTCGGTGAAGATTCCGCCCGGCGTGGACAACGGCGACCGCATCCGCCTGTCCGGCGAAGGCGAGGCCGGTCCGGCTGGCACCCCGCCTGGCGATCTGTATGTGGAAGTGCGGGTGCGCGAGCATGCGATCTTCCAGCGCGACGGCGACGACCTGCACTGCGAAGTGCCGATCCGCATCTCCCAGGCCGCGCTCGGCGACACCGTGCGCGTGGCCACGCTGGGCGGCGAGGCGGAGATCCGCATTCCCGCCGAGACCCAGACCGGCAAGCTGTTCCGCTTGCGCGGTAAGGGCGTGCGTTCGGTGCGCAGCCGCAGCGAAGGCGACCTGTACTGCCGCGTGGTGGTGGAAACCCCGGTCAACCTCACCGCCGACCAGCGCAAGCTGCTGGAAGAGTTCGAATCCACCTTCACCGGCGAGGACGCGCGCAAGCATTCGCCGAAGTCGGCGACCTTCATCGACGGGGTGAAGGGGTTCTGGGACCGGATGACGTCGTAA
- the pdxY gene encoding pyridoxal kinase produces the protein MNASAERHLIHGRRQRPDGPVPVDVVSVQSQLVYGHAGNSAAMPPMRALGLRVAEIPTTLLSNAPFYDTLRGKVLPSDWFADLLLGASERGLPQRARMLVSGYFGSVGNGTAFADWLDATLPQCPSLRYCLDPVIGDTHTGPYVEPGLETVFAERLLPHAWLVTPNAFELGRLTGLPALAQDDAIAAARVLLARGPQWVLAHSVSGDAGQLVTLAVSREAVYRWCSPLLPVDVAGTGDVLMALLVAFLLRGDAFELAIGRAIAGVHAALEATLASGYEELDVLAAAPAALATPLRFAAERLA, from the coding sequence ATGAACGCATCCGCCGAACGCCATCTGATCCACGGCCGTCGCCAGCGCCCCGACGGGCCGGTGCCGGTCGACGTCGTTTCCGTGCAGTCGCAACTGGTCTATGGCCACGCCGGCAACAGCGCAGCGATGCCGCCGATGCGTGCGCTGGGCCTGCGCGTGGCGGAGATCCCGACCACGTTGTTGAGCAACGCGCCGTTCTACGACACCTTGCGCGGCAAGGTGCTGCCGTCGGACTGGTTCGCCGATCTGCTGCTCGGCGCCAGCGAGCGCGGCTTGCCGCAGCGTGCGCGCATGTTGGTGTCCGGCTATTTCGGCAGCGTCGGCAACGGCACTGCGTTCGCCGACTGGCTCGACGCCACGCTGCCGCAGTGCCCGTCGCTGCGCTACTGCCTGGATCCGGTGATCGGCGATACGCATACCGGACCCTATGTCGAGCCGGGGCTGGAGACCGTGTTCGCCGAACGCCTGTTGCCGCATGCGTGGCTGGTCACGCCGAACGCGTTCGAACTCGGCCGCCTGACCGGCCTGCCGGCGCTGGCGCAGGACGATGCCATCGCCGCGGCGCGCGTGCTGCTGGCGCGCGGGCCGCAGTGGGTGTTGGCGCACAGCGTCAGCGGCGACGCAGGCCAGCTGGTGACCCTGGCGGTGAGCCGCGAGGCGGTCTACCGCTGGTGCTCGCCGCTGTTGCCGGTGGACGTGGCCGGCACCGGCGACGTGCTGATGGCGCTGCTGGTCGCGTTCCTGCTGCGCGGCGACGCGTTCGAGCTGGCGATCGGCCGCGCCATCGCCGGCGTGCATGCGGCGCTGGAAGCGACCCTGGCCAGCGGCTATGAGGAACTGGACGTGCTCGCCGCCGCGCCCGCGGCGCTGGCCACGCCGCTGCGCTTCGCCGCCGAGCGCCTGGCGTGA
- a CDS encoding prephenate dehydrogenase has protein sequence MSLRPVVGIVGSAGAYGRWLSRFFRERMQLQVVGHDPADPQSLDPDALLQRAQVLIFSAPIRRTPALIGDYVRRAAGRERDQLWLDVTSVKREPVAAMLASQAEVAGLHPMTAPPKSPTLKGRVLVVCEARLSRWQAWLQQLCTALEAECVRSTPDHHDQVMALVQAMVHASHLAQAGVLREQAPTLGPLQALMPYRSASFELDTAIIARILALNPAIYEDIQFGNPHVGGVLDGLIAQLSRLRDQVGRGDDAARAQFRADFLDANRQALGEAAIAHGNYSYERVGYLLADLTEQLTLSVYLPEDRAGSLRTLLYVFERHDVSLASIHSSRTPTGELHFRIGFDPATAATVLDAAAAEIDASGIGRVLPR, from the coding sequence GTGAGCCTGCGCCCGGTCGTCGGCATCGTCGGCAGCGCCGGCGCCTATGGCCGCTGGCTGAGCCGGTTCTTCCGCGAGCGCATGCAGCTGCAGGTGGTCGGCCACGATCCGGCCGATCCGCAGTCGCTGGATCCGGACGCCTTGCTGCAGCGCGCGCAGGTGCTGATCTTCTCCGCGCCGATCCGGCGCACGCCGGCGCTGATCGGCGACTACGTGCGCCGCGCCGCCGGGCGCGAACGCGATCAGCTGTGGCTGGACGTGACCTCGGTCAAGCGCGAACCGGTGGCCGCGATGCTGGCCTCGCAGGCGGAGGTGGCCGGCCTGCATCCGATGACCGCGCCGCCGAAGTCGCCCACGCTGAAGGGCCGCGTGCTGGTGGTCTGCGAAGCGCGGTTGTCGCGTTGGCAGGCGTGGCTGCAGCAGCTGTGCACGGCGCTGGAAGCCGAATGCGTGCGCAGCACGCCCGACCACCACGACCAGGTGATGGCGCTGGTGCAGGCGATGGTGCATGCCAGCCACCTGGCCCAGGCCGGCGTGCTGCGCGAGCAGGCGCCGACGCTGGGGCCGCTGCAGGCGCTGATGCCGTACCGTTCGGCCTCGTTCGAACTGGATACCGCGATCATCGCGCGCATCCTGGCGCTGAACCCGGCGATCTACGAAGACATCCAGTTCGGCAACCCGCATGTCGGCGGCGTGCTCGACGGCTTGATCGCGCAACTGTCGCGGCTGCGCGACCAGGTCGGCCGCGGCGACGATGCGGCGCGCGCGCAGTTCCGCGCCGATTTCCTCGACGCCAATCGCCAGGCGCTGGGCGAGGCGGCGATCGCGCACGGCAACTACAGCTACGAACGCGTCGGCTATCTGCTCGCCGACCTGACCGAACAGCTGACGCTCAGCGTCTATCTGCCCGAGGACCGGGCGGGATCGTTGCGCACCTTGCTGTACGTGTTCGAGCGCCACGACGTCAGCCTGGCCTCGATCCACTCCTCGCGCACGCCGACCGGAGAACTGCATTTCCGCATCGGCTTCGATCCGGCCACCGCGGCGACGGTGTTGGATGCCGCGGCAGCGGAGATCGACGCCAGCGGGATCGGCCGGGTGTTGCCACGCTAG
- a CDS encoding ABC transporter transmembrane domain-containing protein produces MNDPSADQAKSLRKLGSLRTLWPFVQRQRGLFGAWLLALAVSSSATLSLPVAVRQMIDHGFSDGSRINQSFALLFALAVVLAIATALRFYFVSLLGEKVVADLRGRLYAHLIGLHAGFHDRNRSGELVSRLSADSELLRGVIGSTMSVALRSTVTVIGSIVMLFVTSPHLAAYALLGIPLAVLPIVLGARRLQKISRASQDRVADANTLAAETLGAVRTVQAHAREPYERGRFGQALALSVDVARRRVRAQALITAVAIVLVFGAIVLVLWSGAHEVAAGELSAGALGQFVLYAMFGGGSVASLAEVWNDLQRAAGGMGRIAELFAERPEVVAPAQPRALPQPLRGEVRFDNVVFRYPQRDEHPALDGFDLHVRPGESVALVGPSGAGKSTVLSLLLRFHDPQAGTVRVDGIDLRELDPAQLRENVGLVPQHPTLFAASAADNIRYGRLEASDAEVEAAARAAEADSFIRQLPDGYASELGERGARLSGGQQQRIAIARALLKDAPILLLDEATSALDAQSEYAVQQALERLMAGRTTLVIAHRLATVLKADRIVVMDHGRIVAQGTHAELLAQGGLYAELARLQFID; encoded by the coding sequence ATGAACGATCCGTCGGCCGACCAGGCCAAGTCGCTGCGCAAACTCGGCAGCCTGCGCACCCTGTGGCCGTTCGTGCAGCGCCAGCGCGGCCTGTTCGGCGCCTGGCTGCTGGCGCTGGCGGTGTCCTCCAGCGCGACGCTGAGCCTGCCGGTGGCGGTCCGGCAGATGATCGACCACGGTTTCAGCGACGGCAGCAGGATCAACCAGTCCTTCGCGCTGCTGTTCGCGTTGGCGGTGGTGCTGGCGATCGCCACCGCGCTGCGCTTCTACTTCGTGTCGCTGCTCGGCGAGAAGGTCGTCGCCGACCTGCGCGGACGCCTGTACGCGCACCTGATCGGCCTGCACGCCGGTTTCCACGACCGCAACCGCAGCGGCGAACTGGTGTCGCGGCTGTCGGCCGACAGCGAACTGTTGCGCGGGGTGATCGGCAGCACCATGTCGGTGGCGCTGCGCAGCACGGTGACGGTGATCGGCAGCATCGTGATGCTGTTCGTGACCAGCCCGCACCTGGCCGCCTATGCGCTGCTCGGCATCCCGCTGGCGGTGTTGCCGATCGTGCTCGGCGCGCGCCGCCTGCAGAAGATCTCGCGCGCCAGCCAGGACCGCGTCGCCGACGCCAACACGCTGGCCGCCGAAACCCTGGGCGCGGTGCGCACGGTGCAGGCGCATGCGCGCGAGCCCTACGAGCGTGGCCGCTTCGGCCAGGCGCTTGCCCTGTCGGTGGACGTGGCGCGGCGCCGGGTGCGCGCGCAGGCGCTGATCACCGCGGTGGCGATCGTCCTGGTGTTCGGCGCGATCGTGCTGGTGCTGTGGTCCGGCGCGCACGAAGTGGCGGCCGGCGAACTGAGCGCCGGCGCGCTCGGCCAGTTCGTGCTGTACGCGATGTTCGGCGGCGGCTCGGTGGCCTCGCTGGCCGAAGTCTGGAACGACCTGCAGCGCGCGGCCGGCGGCATGGGCCGCATCGCCGAGCTGTTCGCCGAACGGCCCGAAGTGGTGGCGCCGGCGCAGCCGCGTGCGCTGCCGCAGCCGCTGCGCGGCGAGGTGCGTTTCGACAACGTGGTGTTCCGCTATCCGCAGCGCGACGAGCATCCGGCGCTGGACGGCTTCGACCTGCACGTGCGGCCAGGCGAGAGCGTGGCCCTGGTCGGCCCCTCCGGCGCCGGCAAGAGCACCGTGCTGTCGCTGCTGCTGCGCTTCCACGATCCGCAGGCGGGCACGGTGCGGGTGGACGGCATCGACCTGCGCGAACTGGACCCGGCGCAGCTGCGCGAAAACGTCGGCCTGGTGCCGCAGCACCCGACCCTGTTCGCCGCCAGCGCCGCCGACAACATCCGCTACGGCCGGCTCGAGGCCAGCGACGCCGAGGTCGAGGCCGCCGCGCGCGCCGCCGAAGCCGACAGCTTCATCCGCCAGTTGCCGGACGGCTACGCCAGCGAACTGGGCGAACGCGGCGCGCGCCTGTCCGGCGGCCAGCAGCAGCGCATCGCCATCGCCCGCGCCCTGCTCAAGGACGCGCCGATCCTGCTGCTGGACGAAGCCACCAGCGCGCTCGACGCGCAGAGCGAATACGCCGTGCAACAGGCACTGGAACGGTTGATGGCCGGGCGCACCACCCTGGTGATCGCGCACCGCCTGGCGACGGTACTCAAGGCCGATCGCATCGTGGTGATGGACCACGGCCGCATCGTCGCCCAGGGCACCCATGCCGAGCTGTTGGCGCAGGGCGGCCTGTACGCGGAACTGGCACGGCTGCAGTTCATCGACTGA
- a CDS encoding IMPACT family protein, with protein MPDTLLHLVSHSVDIKHSRFLAQAAPIAHAGAALAFVQRVAVADATHNCWAYRHGDDYRSSDDGEPSGTAGRPILAAIDGQGFDRVVVVVTRWYGGIKLGAGGLVRAYGGTAAECLRLAPRQPLLALSLVTLHCGFDDLGTVHAALSACAAEKLDERFDADGAELRLRLPSDRVDALKTRLRDATRNRVRCSETSPA; from the coding sequence ATGCCCGATACGCTCCTCCACCTCGTCAGCCACAGCGTGGACATCAAGCACAGCCGCTTCCTGGCACAGGCGGCGCCGATCGCCCACGCCGGTGCGGCGCTGGCGTTCGTGCAGCGGGTCGCGGTGGCCGATGCCACCCACAACTGCTGGGCCTACCGCCACGGCGACGACTACCGCTCCAGCGACGATGGCGAACCGTCCGGGACCGCCGGCCGCCCGATCCTGGCAGCGATCGACGGCCAGGGCTTCGACCGCGTGGTGGTGGTGGTCACGCGCTGGTACGGCGGCATCAAGCTCGGCGCCGGCGGCCTGGTCCGCGCCTATGGCGGCACCGCCGCCGAGTGCCTGCGGCTGGCGCCGCGGCAGCCGTTGCTGGCCTTGAGCCTGGTCACCCTGCACTGCGGCTTCGACGATCTGGGCACTGTGCACGCGGCGCTGAGCGCCTGCGCCGCCGAAAAACTCGATGAACGCTTCGACGCCGACGGCGCCGAACTGCGCCTGCGCCTGCCCAGCGATCGCGTCGACGCCTTGAAAACACGGCTGCGCGACGCCACACGGAACAGGGTCCGCTGTTCGGAAACCTCCCCCGCATGA